Genomic segment of Malus domestica chromosome 15, GDT2T_hap1:
TTTCTGAATCCTGATTGCTCAGAGTCAGAGAGCTATGGTTGCTTTAGTATTTACTACTCTTTAAAAGTATCTTCGATATGAACTCTTACATAAGTATATGGTCATTGTcgctatataaatgattatttttttatttttaagtcgTTTCGTTCTACTCGGCAATTAGCTAAAGATTAGAGATACTACAACGTATaaaataggggtgtgctatccacacacccttttttacttcttacacaccctttgttaatttatgtctgttgatcttcttcaattcattcgatccgacggccgaaaactaaaaaagtgtgagagaagtaaaaaggggtatgtgaatatcacaccccataAAATATAGGGAGAGTTTAACTCACACCCTTGAggtttggacttattacaaccATACCCCTATGTTTAATTTATTAACCCTAACATTTGGTTTTATGTTGTGGTTATTATTTCCTAGTTCAAAATTTTAACTCCTTTGTGTTTGTAAATGTGAATCACTCTCTTTGTGTTGCACCAAGCAATGTAGGATGAGTGTAGAGTGATGATTGTTATGTGAAAATCCCTGCAAAAAAGTTCTCAATCATTGGTATATAATAGCCCAATTTGCTCTATAATATATAAAGAACTGAATTATTTAACTTAATACTCGTCTTTTACATACCAGTATGAACCTAACCAAACATGCTTTGACttaaaacttatatttttaCTTCTACATACCAGGTTGAACCTAACCAAATATGTTTGAGCTCAATACTTATCTTTTTAGTACTAATGTGCCTAATTAAGCCTTTTTCCCATAATGCTCCAAGTTACCATTAAAGCAAAAGAACTTCTAAGTTCTAACAATTTGACTTAGTTGAAAGCAAGTATCTGTGAGAGGGAAAGTTGCAACCAGTTAGATCCATATTCCAGGAACTTTTGCTAGTTTCTTCATTAATTAGtagcactgttctaaaaatccccgcctataGCCGCTTAAGCCCCATCTAGACGCTAGGCAGTTGGTCACCGCCCCGATTAATTCctagtttgaaaattaagaaaggacgCCTAAACATGCTGAGGTGCCTGCCTAGACTGCCTAGGCATCCGCCTAGCCCGCCCAGACCtacctaggttgcaactcacttagacagaaaatagataactttcattttgaattttattttatttttcaataaattgaaattgtaagagacttgttgaatacttaaatgagcaCACATTATaggcttgttccccatgttttcattatgttccaatacttcataatatatatatatatatatatatattattctattttgtagtttatgatgaaattatatatattttaagtataaacagacacttatttacataaaatataatagatttacttaaatccgcctaagcGCTAGGCCCACCGCCCAACTAGCGCttaacgtcttttagaaccttgattagTAGGGAGTAATCTCTCCCACAAATAGGGTTTGTAAGGTGCCTTTAAGAGTTCATCAaacactagtacaaaaaatTTAGTGACCCCTTGTTAGTCAGGGCAAGAGTATGTCGAGAATAGATTTCTTGAATGAGCTCCTATGTATACAAAATTTTAGAAATGTTGGATGTTATAATAAAATGAGTGCATATATGCATTACCCcgaagaaggaaaaaatattaaaattagcAGTGTGATTATGAGAAAATCTAGTAGAAACCATAAATCAATTTTCCAATTCTTATGTTATTTTATAGTGAACatttaatttaaaatcaatTGGACAGATATCATCATTggtatatataattatgtgcATGACAGATCAGCACTAGAACTTTcttcaataaaattataaaaaaacacttaacttAATACTCAACCAAACTTGCATCAGCTACTTATCTTTTTACTCGGCTTTTACGTAGCAATATGATTCTAACCAAATAATATATAAGCCTAATTAATCCTTTCTCCCCATAGATGATCCGTATGAacattaaaacactttaatTAACACTTTGACTCATTCGAAAACAATTCTCTACAATATACACCATTGCATCCATCTGTTAGATTAATTGACACATTTGAAGAATCTACTACTCATCTTTTCTTTAGCTGTCGAATATCTAGGTAGCTTTGGACGTTGTTAGCATGCCAATTTGGTACCTCTTTGCATCTTTTAGattctttgaatattttttgAGATATTTATGTGCGTAagctgatgagtagattttatactatatattttaccctaatcttagtatattttggttaatattttggaagaattttgatactttgaattgtattttcaatataggacttttgacttcctctggagcaaaacaggattaaatggacgaattttggagtaattctagttggaggacgttcgtgagtcacttagcttgattgtatcaaaatttgggatttttccacctagcggttattttctggcaataaaataaaggagcgatgtgcagtgctggaaaatgacgtttttgggcttaaattgcatttttggagtccaagatgacctcggatcaaggaagaaaatatcggtaatatcggaaatatcggtagtccgaaaacacggaaatatcgatggaaatatcggtaaaatatcgatatcgataaaaattacatggaaaccacggaaattgtaagaaaaacttggaaatttttattgaaactttgtaggatgtttatttagtcaattatctattagtttatcacaaaaaattggaaggaaatgcattgcatgatggatttaacattatcaagttgattatatagcgatctgacaaatattgtgagtgtagaaaatatgtagtaattaatgaaagaagtctaaacacaccataatcatttatatataatgaattagtacaatattttacactttagtaccacatagagttcctatgaggttcaaatttttcactatcttcatcatctctatgtgtagaatgagtgtattgtgaagagtagttattaaatgataaatccccaaaatagttttgcatgtaattgttaatatgccacccatatggatccgagattggttgaggttgtccataagaaaaatcatttgaagattgagtctgggattgtttccatgagtcgctcgattccatcccaacaggaatgggatatgaaggttagggaaatggttggttatgagtataaccatagttactacttcccaatccaacagagtctgaagttctagataacgagtcatcttcttgacttgacaaaatccccttgcctctttctctgcgagtatagtccttccctatggcaccaattcctggtcctgcccgcctactgccatggtcatcatcctgtgttgcatgcgtgaagtttgcctcaccagtgaaggggctcatatatccgggaggtggtggtccataatagtttccatatccaccaccactacctccagctccactacctccttcatcattcccacctccggtggtaggtgagtctcctgatcttgtactagagctatcattagtatcagcacgatgttgtggttgtgtaggattggaagaaggtggaattccagtgtttcttggtcttgggtgcaaaagttcttcgaaagagtcagagctgctagatcccacctcctcctctaatactctttctacatttatcccttcattacgtgcttcttcagcaactctgggagctgggttgccttcatcatcatctaaatgaagaggtctaatccattgaaaaatttggttaccctccgtatcatcatcttcaccaacaatatcaaacacatcttgtgggtcaccacggtcgacatgatcgatttctgcttccttatctcgaatttgaagcttcatgttgtagtagcaataaactaatttttccaagctactatgagccaacttatttctttgctttgtgtgtatgagtgcaaatgtgctccaatttctttcacaatcagatgaggaagctgtttgtgataatacttttattgctaactttctcacagttggtgcatcggtcccatacatgatccaccattcagctacaatgaaaaataatgttgataagcctaataactccaacaaattctattataaacttatagtgaaatatgtttatactcactaggagacatatttgttcgagcagcaactgatgttggttctccaaatgttcttcttgcatctttaaaccatgttagctgaatacaataaattgtgttagtttaatccaacaaagtaattattataatttaagtaattgtgtacctcatttccaaattggccaactgctggtgatgcagggtctaatttagagtatacattatgtacagcacgtataaggttaccatcatctccaacaccgggtctgtattggtatcggggattcaaataatatgctgttcaaagaaacacatactctaataagagaaataatacttatgcaactaaagaaatgaattccaaattatgacataatttatacctgctgcatgcaaatcgtggtataatgttttataccatcggtcttcaattatttttatgacccaccttgcaccatgttttctttccaattcatccttcactacacgcatcaactcatatactgcccccatagtaggatacacttctgtgtcaacgatccgtaaaactttgtaaagaggttcaaacacttgacacacatgttctgtttgagtccaaaaagcatgatcaagcactatactttccaccatacgacctgtatttgagcggctgaaattgtggttggcccaatcgtcactagtgaatagttgcttcaaccctgctttcttcttgagtaggctgtttaatgcaatatagttggtggcgaatcgagtggtagctggacgaataatttctcctttgcaaaattcacgcatctttgccaacaaccaaccgtgattgtaaatataatttgtgatcgttctagctcttttgaccacagtagcaacattctctctcttccccattgcctcaaacatgagatcaatacaatgtgctgcacatgatgtccaaaacacattatgatgcttcattaacttttttccagctttgacaaatgcagaaccgttgtcggtcacgacttggacaacattatgctctcccacctccatgattacatccctcaataatttgtaaatatacttgtaattctttatatggtctgaagcatcaacagacttcaaaaaaattgtctttcccttggagtataccatgaagttgatgatagataatctggtcgggccggtccatccgtcacacatgattgtgcaaccattagtttcccactttgacctcaacttgttaacatactcgccaatgtctttatactccatatccaaatatttgtttcttatctcatagggagtgggaggttgtactccaacaccggcctgttgacatcccactaccatatttttgaaatgatgtgatgatgccttcgcagcagggacattttcatagataaagaacttgctaattagacgccccattccctccttcacattacctccagtgaaataactccaaacacttttttgacgtgctttggatgacttatataaacttggggctattggtggtgttggttgtgattctctaagactgcctccacGTCTCATTTGTgtaccaccacttgtcccggaaccttgtgctctattaggaattttatgaaggtgttctctttcccatgctgactgtttggaggcacgtaatgcttgtttcaaactgcgtcgttcttcaggtcccatgtcatcatcacattcgtcctcatcgtcatcatcatcactgtcaaccgcttggccatagacttctccccgtagcccagctcgaatattttccattccttgtgttatcttttccttctgctgttttttattttttaataatgtgctgatgaatgccttcacttctggggggacattatcgcatcgttggacattttttgatggatctaatccactaagatgatacttcagtcgtgtcactccgccactcttcattacccgaccacaatatttgcaaattgtgccatgtttgtttccgtctattgggtctccatgttcccaagctggatcacgtttactggacatcttaaacgtacctatatttatttttcatgaaaattagacaattattttttgataaaataagagaacctaaataataaagttattctacagaagaattaaatacaaagtaaataaaatgattgtaaaaatttaagtaattatacaaataatatggaataataaaacctaatattaatgaataataatccaatttcataataattcaatttaatgaataataatccaatttgataaaaaaaaaatcctaatataaaacatggtgatgaataataatccaatttgataataatccaatttaaagaataataatccaatttgataataatccaatttaatgaataatccaccaatttgataaaaaaaatcctaatataaaacatggtgatgaataatcctaatataaaacatagtgatgaataataatccattttgataataatccaatttaatgaataataatccaatttgatagtaatccaatttaatgaataatccaccaatttgataaaaaaaaaatcctaatataaaacatggtgatgaataataatccaatttgataataatccaatttaatgaataataatccaatttgataataatccaatttaatgaataatccaccaatttgatataaaaaaaatcctaatataaaacatggtgatgaataataatccaatttgataataatccaagttaatgaataataatccaatttgataataatccaatttaatgaataatccaccaatttgataaaaaaataatcctaatataaaacatggggatgaataataatccaatttgataataatccaatttaatgaataatccaccaatttgataataatccaatttaatgaataataatccaatttgataaaaaaaataatcctaatataaaacatagtgatgaataataatccaatttaatgaataataatccaatttgataataatccaatttaatgaataatccaccaatttgataaaaaaataatcctaatataaaagaataataatccaatttgataataaaaaaaaacctaatattaatgaataataatccaatttgataatgaaaatggtaagggaaataaaataataaataatattaaacatattaaaatgatcctagggaataattatacaacattacttaattacttaaaaaaattaacatgtaatggttaacattacttaattatttacaaaaattaacatgcaagtattaattacttaaaaagattaacatacgagtccacacaaatttatttgttgttgtataaattacaataatataaatttaagtttgtaaacttaccttaaatatggaaccctttgtgtttaagctttggaatggatctggaatgactttgaaaatggtaagggaaataaaataataaataacattaaacatattaaaattatcctagggaataattatacaacattacttaattacttaaaaaaattaacatgtaattgttaacattacttaattacttacaaaaattaacatgcaagtattaattacttaaaaaaattaacatacgagtccacacaaatttatttgttgttgtataaattacaataatataaatttaagtttgtaaacttaccttaaatatggaaccctttgtgttcaagctttggaatggatatggaatggttttgaaaatggtatgggaagaagaagaaacgaaaattctgtgaatgcctctgatactccacctctgatAAGGTGAAATAATGTAAGTATATAACAGACATTGACACACTGACACTGTTTTGCATGTGAAAGAATCTTACTGACTGTCACACGATTTCATTATGAAAGCAGTATTATTTGTTGTCCATGCTCTGAAATTGCAAAAAGTTATTTGCATCATTGGATCAGAGAGCTAGAGatgggttttgaattatttggatcattggatgctttttttttcttacacgcCACCACACAGACAGTCAAAAACAGTGAAGAACTCACactccaccacacacacacttcgAGACCCCCCACaccacaccacacacgcacaccacacacggagctcagtctctctctcgatcATTCCTTCCTTTCTCGAATcgtctcaatctctctcttctctctcttctctctcttctctctctgagtCTTCGTTCTCagtcttctccctcccttcccccttctccagttcttccacacacacacacagacatcaTCTCTCGAATCTCGATCCATCTCTCGATCCTCCTCGTCCGTGTCTCCCTCTGCTCCTCCCATCTCACCCGCCCTAAACCCATCCGTCGACACCACTCGATAACCGCCTTCTAAACCACCTTGTTCCATGGAGATGGACCGGAATTCATCGTAGTCCCAGCCGTCGACACCACTGAGGAGCACGACGTTGTCCCAGCCGTCTTGGATTCGTGAGGAAGACGACGTTCCCAGGCTcctacttctcttcttctcggcttttaattttaatttttgtacagatttcaatttttctgcatgttgcaccatttttgtactgaaatcgattttagggatttaggaattagggattcagttcatttgctttgatttcgaatttggggatttagggattcGGTTAATTTGTTTCGGCGTTCTTCTCGGCttgtaaattacaatttttgtacagattgcgatttttctgcatgttgcaccatttttgtactgaaatcgattttagggatttaggaattagggattcagttcatttgctttgaaatcgaatttggggatttagggattcGGTTAATttgctccggcgttcttctcggcttgtaaattacaatttttgtacagattgcgatttttctgcatgttgatttttgtactgaaatcgattttagggatttaggaattagggattcagttcgtttgctttgaattagaatttggggatttagggattcGGATTATTTGCTCCGGCTTTGTTCTCCGATTTAGCAGAtacaaaatatcgcgatagtttcgaaaatatcgcgatattatcgatattatcgataatatcggataTTTTTCCGAAAACAAGTTGGATAGTTAATAAAATATCGGGGtcccaaaaaaacgataatatcggcgatatttcgccgatattatcgatattttcttcactgcctcggatgggttcgtggccttctagagaagtgttcagaatattccaaacattaaatccagctatattgggccagttttggagcagcttatgggccgctgttcagattttggatgaatttttaccattttaatttagggttatgtttttttttagtgggattagggtttgtgtggtggtTTAGCAAATATATGGCTGAGCCGTCTACCACATTTTTCTGTACGTTctattttatgcaattttggagacagagagaagtgctagggttttgcagattttctacttgaaggtgttttcaatccttttcttaataattttttctatgatttcaattatatatatgcgtaactaatttccttttgctagggcgaagccttaagccttagcatgaatatgtgatttttatttaattgcttatgattgattgcatgcatactttgaattattaatcaccgggataaaaactatctaattgtcttaatgcctgatcaacattaggatctttagaaaagtaatttgatgcaattttagtTGGAaagttccctgaaattgacgctggcttcttgtgattaatatttgtaatttcacttaggatgaataccacgttttttcaaagggttttcaagaagcataatgagtctttcatgttcagatttgatccgaacgtccggacgggttgcatgttagatatacgttctatgttggaggttccaagtagaatatgaattaggaaaatctaaccttcaaagtggcatgtgtaaatcataagtaattggtaaaaattcataagattgctaggtgatggtggaaccctagtgctttcttaattttattttcccaaaactgttttcttttctctctagctctaatattgcagattgtttattttaattcattaatttcgtttttattttaattaggttataaaatcaatcacctaaacttctactttacaataatcaaatggaatctgattagtttcgaCTTATTTAATAGTCCCTGTGgagacgaccttgcgagatccgtttatactacaataaccttgtgattcttgcaagtaaaataggagatttaagcccgttcacatgagcagtaaaaatcctatcataaGCCTTTTTCCAAACAGTTGCACAATCTCTGGATTTTTGCGAGTCTTTCTACTATTGCGGTTATTTGAAAGGCtcgaaataaatttattttttaaggtcGACTAATTTGTTTGCATCGTCTCTGCATGTCTATCAATTATGTGATTGTCCATGGTGAAAAGTTTATTCTTGGTTGTTGTCAGGGTTTTGACACTTGAATCATCTCTTTGCTGGGAATCCGACATATCTCTTGCAATGCGCC
This window contains:
- the LOC139192455 gene encoding uncharacterized protein isoform X2, whose translation is MGRLISKFFIYENVPAAKASSHHFKNMVVGCQQAGVGVQPPTPYEIRNKYLDMEYKDIGEYVNKLRSKWETNGCTIMCDGWTGPTRLSIINFMVYSKGKTIFLKSVDASDHIKNYKYIYKLLRDVIMEVGEHNVVQVVTDNGSAFVKAGKKLMKHHNVFWTSCAAHCIDLMFEAMGKRENVATVVKRARTITNYIYNHGWLLAKMREFCKGEIIRPATTRFATNYIALNSLLKKKAGLKQLFTSDDWANHNFSRSNTGRMVESIVLDHAFWTQTEHVCQVFEPLYKVLRIVDTEVYPTMGAVYELMRVVKDELERKHGARWVIKIIEDRWYKTLYHDLHAADPVLEMMVTLYVLYIMYTLN
- the LOC139192455 gene encoding uncharacterized protein isoform X1; the encoded protein is MGRLISKFFIYENVPAAKASSHHFKNMVVGCQQAGVGVQPPTPYEIRNKYLDMEYKDIGEYVNKLRSKWETNGCTIMCDGWTGPTRLSIINFMVYSKGKTIFLKSVDASDHIKNYKYIYKLLRDVIMEVGEHNVVQVVTDNGSAFVKAGKKLMKHHNVFWTSCAAHCIDLMFEAMGKRENVATVVKRARTITNYIYNHGWLLAKMREFCKGEIIRPATTRFATNYIALNSLLKKKAGLKQLFTSDDWANHNFSRSNTGRMVESIVLDHAFWTQTEHVCQVFEPLYKVLRIVDTEVYPTMGAVYELMRVVKDELERKHGARWVIKIIEDRWYKTLYHDLHAAAYYLNPRYQYRPGVGDDGNLIRAVHNVYSKLDPASPAVGQFGNEVHNYLNYNNYFVGLN